In the genome of Flavivirga spongiicola, one region contains:
- a CDS encoding tautomerase family protein has translation MSQIKIYGLGLTLQPIKIKLSEVIHQCIVESLKYPRNKKAHRFINLGKDDFFYPEGRTDNYIIIEIIMITGRSVQTKKKLIKMLFKEINGQLNISFTDIEICIVESPAYNWGFRGKMGDEVELDYKIEI, from the coding sequence ATGTCTCAAATTAAAATTTACGGTTTAGGATTAACTCTGCAGCCAATAAAAATAAAGCTATCAGAGGTAATACATCAATGTATAGTAGAATCGTTAAAGTATCCTAGAAATAAAAAGGCGCATAGGTTTATCAACCTTGGAAAAGATGATTTTTTTTACCCTGAAGGACGTACAGATAACTATATAATTATAGAAATTATAATGATTACAGGAAGATCTGTACAAACTAAAAAAAAACTTATCAAAATGCTTTTTAAAGAAATTAATGGGCAGTTGAATATTTCTTTCACAGATATAGAAATTTGCATAGTTGAGAGTCCAGCTTACAATTGGGGTTTTAGAGGAAAAATGGGTGATGAAGTTGAGTTAGATTATAAAATTGAAATTTAA
- a CDS encoding endonuclease/exonuclease/phosphatase family protein: MILKTKSKWSIFRLNSIIILLIITSCASTETKPITVFNYNIHHGEGMDNVLDLDRIAKVINSASPDVVTLQEVDINTERTGKVHQMEVLAKLTNMNFAFGKSIDLQGGKYGNGILTKFPIKEQKTYPLPGNEPRSALAVTMELDDKKEIVLISTHLATEKEGRLASIEPIGKILKDYNQLPLILAGDFNAVPESKVISKLNAKLNNTTVGKKTHPVNVPTGQIDYIFCSNNDQWSVVSSKVLDEKVASDHRPLVSVLKLK, encoded by the coding sequence ATGATTCTTAAAACAAAATCTAAATGGTCTATTTTCCGCCTAAATAGCATCATCATACTTTTAATTATAACTAGTTGTGCTTCAACAGAAACAAAACCTATCACAGTATTTAATTATAATATTCACCATGGAGAAGGAATGGATAATGTTTTAGATTTAGATAGAATAGCCAAAGTAATTAACTCTGCTTCTCCAGATGTTGTTACATTACAAGAAGTAGATATAAATACCGAAAGAACTGGAAAGGTTCACCAAATGGAAGTTTTGGCTAAATTAACTAACATGAATTTTGCTTTTGGTAAATCAATAGATTTACAAGGAGGCAAATATGGTAATGGTATTTTAACAAAGTTTCCTATAAAAGAACAAAAAACCTATCCCTTACCAGGAAATGAACCCAGATCGGCGCTTGCTGTAACTATGGAGCTTGACGATAAAAAAGAAATAGTTTTAATTTCTACACACTTAGCAACAGAAAAAGAAGGGCGTTTAGCCTCTATAGAACCTATTGGAAAAATATTAAAAGATTATAATCAATTACCTCTAATCTTAGCGGGAGATTTTAACGCTGTTCCAGAAAGTAAAGTCATATCAAAATTAAACGCTAAGTTAAATAATACAACTGTTGGTAAAAAAACCCACCCTGTAAATGTGCCTACAGGACAAATAGACTATATTTTTTGCTCTAATAACGATCAATGGTCGGTTGTGTCTTCTAAAGTTTTAGATGAAAAAGTGGCCTCAGATCATAGACCATTAGTGTCTGTTTTAAAACTTAAATAG
- a CDS encoding LamG-like jellyroll fold domain-containing protein, with protein sequence MKQFTITNLGIVIMLVAFSFGNLQAQKKEGQLLFLDFDSKDSPNLRESNANLVYGMGIKGKGLDIEKSTNLPKLKDFGTDWFSNSKDFSISVWVKSAKVTTDTTIILSNADFRKKDMGIYKKRRINPGFTLYSSNGAWGWNIGNGSAYYNYEPIAKDQPITDNIWHQIVFTYNASRKEVRLFYDGINRAILSIGDLSNRDFASNKTLMIGKDESESSYKPFQGVVDQLEVSTTTLSQKQIQKAFKKHAKIQEEPEMENDVLTVLNWNIWHGGSHFLKDRDGFDGVERIIEMIKKSGADIVMMQETYGSGSIISSSLGYYYYEASSTIGAVWGANISVMSRYPIEDVYMIEERSNYGKNYAFNNGGAKIRLSKKNKVIAFSNWYNGRKPEDLDGALKGWAKLVNNADDIPIVWAGDFNSVSHLDDGIGKSGHSKLMTNAGFKDSYRELYPDAKKYPCYSAPRNEDKIDFIYYKGVKLKLIEAGKIIENFKGKNTLGYPSDHLGLTSKFKFN encoded by the coding sequence ATGAAACAATTCACTATTACTAATCTTGGAATTGTAATAATGCTTGTTGCTTTTTCATTTGGTAATCTTCAAGCTCAGAAAAAAGAGGGGCAATTATTGTTTTTAGATTTTGACAGCAAAGACTCACCTAATCTAAGAGAATCTAATGCCAATCTTGTATATGGTATGGGGATAAAAGGCAAAGGATTAGATATAGAAAAGTCTACTAACCTTCCTAAACTGAAAGATTTTGGAACAGATTGGTTTTCTAATAGTAAAGACTTTTCAATATCTGTATGGGTGAAATCTGCGAAAGTTACAACAGACACTACTATTATTCTATCGAATGCAGACTTTAGGAAAAAAGATATGGGCATCTATAAGAAAAGAAGGATCAATCCTGGTTTTACGCTTTATAGTAGTAATGGAGCTTGGGGTTGGAATATTGGAAATGGAAGTGCCTATTATAACTACGAACCTATAGCTAAAGATCAACCAATTACAGATAATATATGGCATCAAATTGTTTTTACCTATAACGCTAGTCGCAAAGAAGTACGTTTATTTTACGATGGTATAAATAGAGCCATTTTAAGCATAGGAGACCTGAGCAATAGAGATTTTGCAAGTAATAAAACTTTAATGATTGGGAAAGATGAAAGTGAATCTAGTTATAAACCCTTTCAAGGAGTCGTAGATCAACTTGAAGTATCGACAACGACTCTGTCACAAAAACAAATTCAAAAAGCATTTAAAAAACATGCCAAAATTCAAGAAGAACCTGAAATGGAGAATGATGTTTTAACCGTGCTTAACTGGAACATCTGGCATGGTGGTTCACATTTTTTAAAAGATAGAGATGGGTTTGATGGTGTGGAACGTATTATAGAAATGATAAAAAAATCAGGAGCCGATATTGTAATGATGCAGGAAACTTACGGATCTGGTTCGATAATATCCAGCAGTTTAGGCTACTACTATTACGAAGCATCAAGTACAATTGGAGCTGTTTGGGGCGCAAATATTTCGGTGATGAGTCGTTATCCTATAGAAGATGTTTATATGATAGAGGAGCGCTCTAATTATGGAAAGAATTATGCATTTAATAACGGTGGCGCAAAAATTAGACTTTCTAAGAAAAATAAAGTGATAGCATTTTCTAACTGGTATAATGGAAGAAAACCAGAAGATTTGGACGGTGCTTTAAAAGGTTGGGCTAAGCTAGTAAATAATGCAGATGATATTCCTATAGTTTGGGCAGGAGATTTCAATTCGGTATCACATCTTGATGACGGTATTGGAAAATCAGGACATAGTAAACTTATGACAAATGCTGGTTTTAAAGATTCCTATAGAGAGCTATATCCAGACGCTAAAAAATACCCTTGCTATTCGGCCCCAAGAAATGAAGATAAAATAGACTTTATTTATTACAAAGGCGTAAAGTTGAAATTGATTGAAGCAGGAAAAATTATTGAAAATTTTAAAGGCAAAAACACACTCGGATACCCATCCGATCATTTAGGACTTACCAGCAAATTTAAGTTTAATTAA
- a CDS encoding LamG-like jellyroll fold domain-containing protein: MKKLVVTSIIFVCLFSNCARAQSKNDSQPLISIAMDTTLVSNENFTFYGKDSIVEGIDGKAKYFSGSGNEDNYIHIKNTETLSALWKDRDFSIELWVQTKAKNDKFQVIASNKDWNSGEIKDYTDNRYAGWSRISGLNKGWAIICQPDGSWAWNIGNGEYDGKQQRVEIYRKDYRPTAPRQKINDGEWHHLVFTVNREANETRLYFDGLNVGIYYMGPVKDLDSGLPVSIATDALGKDPELSFNGAIDNFHIYNRVLSAEDIAQNYEALVPMAAIPRAPEKRVEKLNLMSWNIWHGGRRRGKIIGPQQVIDLIKETNTDIVMMQETYGSGPLIADALGYYFYLSSANISILSKYPIEKSWVEYHQLWTGIATIQLSEEQKINLASIWLHYLPGRDTGSANATPEKLIAGEKKNRHREIKIILDKLKPQIEVANDIPLIIGGDFNSPSHLDWIATKKDWHNGLIVEWPVSKEMLDAGFKDSFREAHPNLDYASPSMTAEKLSYRIDYIYYKSKKLKTLSSDMFFDYKGVWPSDHPALITTLSIKK; the protein is encoded by the coding sequence ATGAAAAAACTAGTAGTTACCAGTATAATTTTTGTTTGTCTTTTTTCGAATTGTGCTCGAGCACAAAGCAAAAACGATTCGCAACCATTGATTTCAATAGCTATGGATACCACTTTAGTATCCAATGAAAACTTTACTTTTTATGGTAAAGATTCAATCGTAGAAGGTATAGACGGGAAAGCTAAATATTTTAGTGGAAGTGGGAATGAGGATAACTACATACATATTAAAAATACAGAAACCTTATCAGCCTTATGGAAGGATCGGGATTTTTCCATAGAACTATGGGTTCAGACTAAGGCAAAAAATGATAAATTCCAGGTTATCGCTTCAAATAAAGATTGGAATTCCGGAGAAATAAAAGACTATACAGATAATCGTTATGCAGGATGGAGTCGCATAAGCGGCCTTAATAAAGGCTGGGCCATTATATGTCAACCAGATGGTAGTTGGGCTTGGAATATTGGAAATGGCGAATATGATGGCAAACAACAGCGGGTAGAAATCTACAGAAAAGACTATAGACCAACGGCTCCGAGACAAAAAATAAATGATGGAGAATGGCATCATTTGGTATTTACAGTTAATCGTGAAGCTAATGAAACCCGTTTATATTTTGATGGTTTAAATGTAGGTATATATTACATGGGGCCAGTGAAAGATTTAGATTCTGGGCTACCAGTAAGTATTGCTACAGATGCTTTAGGTAAAGACCCGGAACTTTCCTTTAATGGAGCAATAGACAATTTCCATATTTACAACCGTGTTTTAAGTGCAGAAGATATAGCTCAAAACTATGAAGCATTGGTGCCAATGGCAGCAATTCCAAGAGCACCTGAAAAGCGTGTTGAAAAATTAAATCTTATGTCATGGAATATATGGCATGGAGGTAGAAGAAGAGGTAAAATAATTGGTCCACAGCAAGTTATAGACCTCATAAAAGAAACCAATACAGATATTGTTATGATGCAAGAAACTTATGGTTCTGGACCATTAATTGCAGATGCACTTGGATATTATTTTTATTTATCTAGTGCAAATATTTCTATATTGAGTAAGTACCCTATTGAAAAAAGTTGGGTAGAATACCATCAATTATGGACAGGAATAGCTACGATACAATTAAGCGAAGAACAAAAAATAAATCTAGCAAGTATTTGGCTTCATTATTTACCAGGTAGAGATACAGGATCAGCAAATGCTACTCCAGAAAAACTTATAGCAGGAGAAAAGAAAAATCGTCATAGAGAGATAAAAATCATTTTAGATAAACTTAAACCACAAATAGAAGTAGCAAATGATATTCCTTTAATTATAGGTGGAGATTTTAATTCCCCTTCTCATTTAGATTGGATAGCAACAAAAAAAGATTGGCACAACGGCTTGATTGTAGAATGGCCTGTTAGTAAAGAAATGTTGGATGCAGGATTTAAAGATTCTTTTAGAGAAGCGCATCCAAATCTAGACTATGCTTCACCTTCCATGACAGCAGAAAAACTTTCTTATCGCATAGACTATATTTATTATAAAAGTAAAAAGTTAAAAACTTTAAGTTCAGATATGTTTTTTGATTATAAGGGAGTCTGGCCTAGTGATCATCCAGCTTTAATTACTACACTTTCAATAAAAAAATAA